One Papio anubis isolate 15944 chromosome 18, Panubis1.0, whole genome shotgun sequence genomic window, caggagaatcgtttgaaccccggaggcggaggttgcagtaagtcaagattgtaccactgcattccagccagggcgacagagcaaaactccatctcaaaaaacaaaacaaaacaaaaaagaccagcctggccaacatgccaaaaccctgtctctactaaaaatgcaaaaattagccaggtgtggttgcaggcgcctataatcccagctacttgggaggctgaggcaggagaatcgcttgaactcgggaggcagagatggcagtgagccgagatcacgccattgcactccagcatgggcgacaacgagactctgtctcaaaaaaaaaaaaaaaaaaaaccaccgggcactgtggctcatgcctgtaatcccagcatttcaggaggtcgaggcaggtggatcatgaggtcaggagatcaagaccatcctggctaacacggtgaaaccccatctctactaaaaatacaaaagaattagccaggcgtggtggcgggcccctgtagtcccagctactcagaaggctgaggcaggagactggcgtgaacccgggaggcggaacttgcacagtgagccgagatcgcaccactgcactccagcctgggtgacagagcgagactgtcttaaaaaaaaaaaccacaaggtGACGAGCCAGGAGGTGACATCTAGGCTGAGCCCTAAATAACAGGAAGGAGCTAGCCCGGGGAATGCTGGGGGATGGGGAAGCGTTCAAGGCGGAGGGAGTAgtgagtgcaaaggccctgtgacAGCTTGGCCTGTGTGCAAGGCAGAACAAGCCAGAGTGGCCTTAGGTGGGGAGTGAGAGTGGTGGGCAGGGGCATTGGAAAAGGCAGGCATCAGCCCATGCAGGACAGGAGGGCTTTGTCGGGAGTTTAGATTATATTCTAAGCACAGTTTGGATTTTAGCAGAGAAGGGGGAAAATgtaatttgtggggttttttgtttgtttgttttcagacggagttctgctcttgttgcccagtctggagtgtgatggcgtgaGGGCATGAtatcaggtcactgcaacctccgcctcccaggttcaagtgattctcctgcctcaggctccccagtagctgagattacaggcatgtgccaccacgcctggctactttgtatttttagtagagatggggtttcaccatgttggccaggtgattctcgaattcctgacctcaggtgatctacccacctcagcctcccaaagtgctgggattacaggcataagccacaccACCcagcagatttttgttttgttttgtttttgtttttgtttttttgagatggagtcttgctctgtcgcccaggctggaatgcagtggtgcgatctcagctcactgaaacctctgcttcccggttCAAGAatttatctgcctcagcctcctgagtacctgggattataggtgccccccaccacgcccaactaatttttttgtttatttaatagagacggggtttcactgtcttcgccaggctggtcttgaactcctgacctcgtaatccacccgcttcagcttcccaaagtgctgggattacaggcgtcagccactgcgcccggcctgatttgtgattttaaaagatgGTCTCtgctggctgcggtggctcatgtctgtaatcccggcactttgagaggccgaggagggcagatcacctgaggtcaggagttcgagtccagcctggccaatatggcaaaaccctgtctctcctagaaaaacaaaattagctgggcatggcagcacatgcctgtaatcccagccactcggaaggctgaggcaggagaatcgcttgaacccaggaggtggaggttgcagtgagatcacgccattgcactccactccagcctgggtgacagagtgagactctgtctcaaaaaaaagaaaagatggtctGGGCAGGAGTAAAAGATGAGTTAGCAGGGAGATGAGTGGGGAGGCTTCTGCAGTGGTCTAGGTCCAAGGTTTGGTCTGGGGTGGTGATGGCTAGGGCTGGGGAGAATTAGAATTGGGCCTCAAAGCTTTGTCTCAACAAATGAAATGTTCTTTTGGCCACTCGTTGGCCCAGGGAGAGACACAGACATCTTGATATCATCTGTTGGGCTTTCTTCCCCACCTGACTCTTCCCAGGGCCCAGATGGGTTGGGTCATCATTGGAGGTGAGTGTTATTACTGCAAAGACTGGCAGAGCCCATTGTTCCAGGTTACATCtgagtgtgtgtctgtctgtgttcTGCCCCTAGTCAGTGGAAAACCGATGGGGAACCTGGCCCCCAAGGCTGGTCCCCCAGGGAACGGTTAGCCCTTCAAGAGGAGCTTAGTGACGTCCTCATCTACCTGGTGGCATTAGCAGCCCGCTGCCGTGTGGATCTACCGCTAGCAGTGCTCTCCAAAATGGACATCAACCGGCGACGCTACCCAGCCCATCTGGCCCGCAGCTCTTCCCGCAAGTATACAGAATTGCCCCATGGTGCCATCTCTGAAGACCAGGCTGTGGGGCCTGCGGACCTTCCCTGTGACACCACGGGCCAGACCTCAACCTAGAAAGGTGGCCGCAGGACTTGCAACTCAGGGTGGTGTCTGAAGAGCAGAGGGTGGCCCGGCCCTGGAGCCATTTTCTAGTCTTTTCCAAATAGATCATGGGCCTGAGGTCTCCACTTCTTGAGGTCTGAGGCCCAGCAACCTCTAGAAGGTAGCCTCCTGGTATTTGCTCTCCCAGTAAAATGGTTTTGGGCAATAACTTCTAGATTCTTCCTGGATGGCCAGGGAGGCTCTCTGTCTCTGCAGGTGATGGCGAGGGGACCAGGGGTGCCTCTGAGCCCCATTCTCGTGTTTCCCTGTTTTTACCTTTTGCCTGCAGGGCAGAGAGATCTGGTTTTTAGCAAATTCCCAGTAGGATGTCATGTAAGTTCCTTCCCCCTCCTTTTAGAGATTGGAGGCTATAAGAGTCCAGATGTTGGAGCCAGGCTGTCTGGGTTCAGATGCCATCTTTGACACTTGCAAGCTGGATGACATTACTCAAATTAATCTTTGTGCACTTCAgcttccttgtctataaaataaaaagaatagtacCTGCCCAATAGGGTTGTGAGGTTTCAATGAGTTACGTGAGTGCTCAGGGTGGGGCCTGGCACGTAGTAAAGGGTAAGTTTGCGGTTATTGTTATcacctgttttccttttttttttttttaaagacagaatcccACTTTTGttggcctggctggagtgcagcggtgtgatctcggctccctgcaacctctgcctcctgagttcaagtgaatctcatgccttagcctcccagcagctgggattacagacgcccaccatcacgcccagttttttttgttttatttttttgagatggagtctcactctttctcccaggctggagtgcagtggtgcgatctcagctcactgcaagctccgcctcctgggttcacaccattctcctgcctcaacctcccaagtagctgggactacaggtgcccgccactacgcccggctaattttttgtatttttagtagagatggagtttcaccccgttggccaggctggtcttgaacttctgaccttaggtgatctgcccgcttcggcctcccagagtgctgggattacaggcccgagccaccgcgcccagccatttgcctttttttattattattatttaaatatagtgttgaaactgagtctcgctctgtcacccaggctggagtgcagtggcgtgatctcggctcactgcaacctctaccttctcggttccagcaattctcctgcctcagcctcccaagtagctgggattacaggtgcatgccaccatatccagctaatttttgtaattttagtagaaatggggtttcactatgttggccaggctggtctcaatctcctgacttcatgatacgttcacctcagcctcccaaagtgctgggactataggcgtgaatcaccgcacctggccttatttgcctttttaactCAACTATCAGGGGCCTAGAGCAGGAAATCAGGGTCAGGTCTCTGATGTGGGGCGAAACAGGGTTTCCTCCTTGGTAGAAGTAAAGGCTACCCACCCTGCCACACTAAGGCCAATTTATTGTTTTTCCTCTCCACCTAAAGATAGTGTTGAGGgtcgagcgcggtggctcacgcctgtaatcccagcactttgggaggccgaggcaggtggatcacctgatgtcaggagttcgagaccaacccagccaacatgatgaaaccccatgtctactaaaaatacaaaaattagctgggcgtggtagtgggtggctgtaatcccagctactccagaggctgaggcagggaaaattgcttgaacctgggagtcagaggttgcagtgagccaagatcatgccactgcactccagcctgggcgacagagcaagactccgtctcaaaaaagaaaaaaaaagatagtgttgAGTGTGTAAGATTTGCCtgttctgtgactttgggcacatCACTTTTTTCTGAGATATCTCTGACTGCCTCCGTCACAGGGTAGGCTAATGCAGGGGAAAGGACTTTTaaactacagttgacccttgaacagcatGGGTTTGAGCTGCATGAGTCCACATttggttgaatttttttcaaccaaacatggttcaataatacagtatttgtggGATGCAAAACCCATGTGTGTGGAGGACCAGCTTTTCCTATACGTGGGTTCCGCAGGGCTGACAGGGGCTTGAGTATGCGTGGATTTGTGAACACGGTGGGGTGTGTCCTGGAAATAGTCCCCCACGTATACCAAAGGACATCCGTGCTTTCAGAATCTACAATGATCGCTGATTTGCTGTCTCTCTGAGGCAGTCTGCACATCAGTAAAATGAGGCATTCTCCTTTCCTGGCCTCACTCTCTTACGTTTCTTATCCAGTGACCCCCATTCTTATTTCCCAGGTAAAACAGCGCATCAGATTATGTGCCCAAACCCGCCTTTCTTCTGGCTCTCCAGTGATAATGGGATCCGCATCCTTACGAAGCCCTGATTCCTTCCTCTCCTTAATTGGGTGTCTGCTTTCCCTTCTGTATGATCAGTTTCTCTTCATTAGCCCTTTCTTCCTGTGCAGAAAGCATATATGAGTCCCTTCCCTGTTGACAAAAGTGAAACCATCAAACCTCGAGCAGCCTCTTCAAAGGGCTGGCTGTATTCCCCCACTCTGCTTCCCCACTGTCCCATTTACAACCTGGCCTCCTGGCTGGTTTTCACGCCCCTCCACTGAATCAGCTCTCGCCACTTTCCCCGCCCTCATGACAAATGCAGCGGGCACCAGAGCAGCAGCTGATCGTCTACTCTCCCTGAAACACTTTCCTCTAGATTTCCCAGATAAGATGCTTACCTGGTTTTCTTCCTACCTCTGgctatttttccttatttttagtggagacagggtttcaccatgttgcccaaattggtcttgaactcctggcctcaagtgatcctcctcccttggcctcccaaagtgctgggattactggcatgagccaccatgcccagccactttcAAGACTCTTCTTGAGTGCTTTCTTATGGACATGGTGTCATGGACTCCAGACCTGATATCTCTAAGCTGTTATTGCCAGTCCCCTCCCTCATGCTGACCTAACGTTCAGCATGTCCAGACTGGGGTATAACAATTGCCCCCACTTCAGCTCCTGTCTTGCTCTTCATCCTGTACCCCCATATCAGTGACACTGTCCTGCAGTCACCCAAGCTAAGAAATGAAGTCAGTCCCATCTCCTTTGCCTCAGCTCCAGGTCTACCGCTATGAGTTCCAGCTCCCTACAGATGTCAGCTCCATCCTCCCCCTCTAAGCCCTCAAGGCTTTGCTACCTTGGATACTTTAACCTCACTTCCAAAACCTTTTTGTCCCCTCATTCCACCCCAGGGAACATCTGCAAGCGCTACTGACCCTGGAATGCAGCTTTAGGGGCTCTCTCCACACTTCCCCAACCCCAACTTTACCTTCAAGACCCAACTTAAGCATCACCTCTGAGAAGAGCCTATCTTCCCATCATAGCACCAGTTGACACTGGACTGCAAGTGCCTGTTTACTTGTCCCTTGTCTTTGCCATTCATGGGCTGTGGCAAAAATGGACAGAAAGATGGTCCCATCTCCTTTGCCTCAGCCATGGtgagccgtggtggctcatgcctaatctcagcacttcaagaggcagaggtggaagggttgcttgaggctaggatggggagaccagcctgggcaccatagcgagaccctgtctctacataaataaataaattttttttgttactatttatttttattactattattattttttattactattttattactatttttttgagacagtctcactcttgtcacccaggctggagtgcaatggtgtgatctcggctcactgcaacctccacctcccatttcaagcaattctcctgcctcagcctcctaagtagctgggattacaggcatctgccactatgcccggctgattttttttgtttttgttttttgtttttttgagatggagtctcactctgtctcagccttctgagtagctgggattacaggccaattaatttttgcatttttagtagagacagggtttcaccatgttggccaggctggtctcgaactcctgatctcaggtgatctgcctgcttcagcctcccaaagtgctgggattacaggcgtgagccaccttgcccaacccaaaataaatttaaaacaacgCATGGGTTTGGATTTATGATGGGCCGGATTCCCTGGGCCTCTCATAGTACCCCATGCCAGAGCAAACTGTAGCCCCGAACCATTGCCTGGCCTCTATGCCCGTAGGCTGCTGGCACTGAAATGGGTTGCAcagtagaaaacaagaaaaaataaattttataactttggaatttaaattttttatttatttttgagacagccttgctctgtcgcccagcctgaaGTACAGTGCCACAGtagtagctcactgcagcctcaacctcctgtgctcaagtgatcctcctacctcagcctcctcatttGCTGTGACTACAagtgtgcgtcaccatgcccagcttttttttttttccagtagtgctgggattacaggcgtgagtcaccgcgcgcTGGGCTGGGATGTTTTGAGGATGAAAATAAGTAAGTTTACATAACAAAGCAGTTAAAACCTTTAATGTTGTGTTACAGTTTTCTCTCCTTCACTAGACTGAGATCTGAGGGTTGTGCCTTGCTCACTGGAGCTCTGCCGAATGCAGTGCATGTCTGATGAACATAGTATACTTACGGGCCCTTTCAGATCTAGGGTTTATGAGGACGTAACCAAGGGCCAAGTGTGCGATCACCTCCTACCC contains:
- the DCTPP1 gene encoding dCTP pyrophosphatase 1 encodes the protein MSVAGGEIRGDTAGEDTAAPGRFSFSPEPTLEDIRRLHAEFAAERDWEQFHQPRNLLLALVGEVGELAELFQWKTDGEPGPQGWSPRERLALQEELSDVLIYLVALAARCRVDLPLAVLSKMDINRRRYPAHLARSSSRKYTELPHGAISEDQAVGPADLPCDTTGQTST